DNA from Pseudophryne corroboree isolate aPseCor3 chromosome 7, aPseCor3.hap2, whole genome shotgun sequence:
cagaaccagccggtactgatccaatcagacgacatcacggcggtcgcccatgtacacagacagggcggcacaagaagcaggatggcgatggcagaagccacaaggattctccgatgggcgacctacacccaggagaatggggacttcatccagaagttttccaaatgcgggtaaaccattgggaatgaccacgggtggacatgatggcgtcccgcctcaacaagaagttgaaaagatattgcgccaggtcaagggaccctcaggcgatcgctggggacgctctagtgacaccgtgggtgtaccagtcggtttatgtttctcctcctctacctctcatacccaaggtacttagaataataagaaggcgaggagtgaaaaccatactcggggttccggattggccatggagagcttggtacccggaacttcaagagatgctggcagaggacccttggcctctgccgctcagacaagacctgcggcagcagggaccctgtctgttccaagacttaccgcggctgcgtttgacggcatggcggtagaacaccggatcctaaaggaaaagggtattccgaaggaagtcatccctaccctgatcatagccaggaaggatgtcaccgcaagacattatcgccgcgtttggcgaaaatttgttgcttggtgggaggccatgaaggccccgacggaggaatttcaactatgtcgattcctgcgcttcctgcaagcaggggtgacgtttgggcctcaaattggggtccatcaaggtccagatttcggctctgtcgattttcttccagaaagaactggcttcactgcctgaagttcagactttggttaaaggagtactacatattcagcctccttttgtgcctcctgtggcactttttggatctcaacgtggtgttggatttcctaaagtcgcattggttgagccacttaaaaccatggagctaaagtatctcgcgtggaaagtggtcatgctgttggccttggccttggccaggcgtgtgtcagaattggcggctttgtcatgtaaaagcccttatctgattttctatatggatagggcagagttgaggactcgtcctcagtttctcccgaaggtggtctcaggttttcacttgaaccaacctattgtggtgcctgcggctactagggacttggaggattccaagttgctggacgtagtcagggccctgaaaattttatttttccaggacggctggagtcaggaaaactgactcgctgtttatcctgatggcacccaacaagctgggtgctcctgcttctaagcagtctattgcgcgctggatttgtagcactattcagctggcgcattctgctgtaggattaccgcagcctaaatcaataaaagcctattccacaaggacggtgggctcatcttgggcggctgcccgaggggtctcggctttacaactttgccgagcagctacttggtcaggggcaaacacgtttgcaaaattctatgaatttgataccctggctgaggaggacctggagttctctcattcggtgctgcagagtcatccgcactctcccgcccgtttgggagctttggtataatccccatggtccttacggagttcccagcatccactaggacgtcagagaaaataagaatttacttaccgataattctatttctcgtagtccgtagtggatgctgggcgcccatcccaagtgcggattgtctgcaatacttgtacatagttattgttaactaatcgggatcttgttgtgagccatctattcagaggctcctctgttatcatgctgttaactgggtttcatatcacaagttgtacggtgtgattggtgtggctggtatgagtcttacccgggattcaaaatccttccttattgtgtacgctcgtccgggcacagtatcctaactgaggcttggaggtgggtcatagggggaggagccagtgcacaccaggtagtcctaaagctttctttttgtgcccagtctcctgcggagccgctattccccatgatccttacggagttcccagcatccactacggactacgagaaatagaattatcggtaagtaaattcttattttctgttgctTGCTTGTTATTTATTAGACTAATTGCTGGGAATATATGGTCAGATAAAATACCTGTCAGAcccacaggcattttatctgaccctgcCGACATCCGGTACATACACTGaacacatacactactaacaccttAGCCTCTcattggtgtgctgccctggggtggctggccttcgCTGGCTTTGTGGGGGTCCCGCGCCCCTGACTtaaacctagtgttagggacccaccagagacgAGTTCCCCTGGACCCTCATCAATGGACTGTTTTTTTGCCCAAAAAGTATGCAATGTACCTCAATGTTGctgtgttagattgcagagtttattattattattctgattagcagtgtttggtACTATATAGTGTGCATTGGCATTACATTTTCTCtatctttgtggaactacaagtctcagcatgatagcacctctcattatatttgtaattagggtgtgcagtccaaggttcCCTCCCCCATGCACTCAAGAACGGCAAGGAAAAATCTGAGGTAAATGCACACTCTCTGACTTAACGGGAGGGGTAACCCATAGATTCCGTCACTTAATACGGAATCTATGGTTTAACACGTGTTGCCCGCAGGTTTTGAATTCTGGGAAATTGACTATTAATTTAATAGCTCCAGGCGTTAAAAGCCAGCCTTTTACCCTTGTGGTATACACTTCCGGTAATTAAATCTGCCTCTACGACTGTATCGCCCAGAGCACAGAAGGGAGGACTGCTACTCTAGAAATAATGTCACAGTGCAAATTTACTAACACTTTCATTTACATTGTTACATTTTTCCCCCTAAAATACAGCTCAGTTTAGCCTCTTCTACAACTTAAATTGAtcatgagagtgaggggacagTAGTAGTTTGTATGGGATGCGGGTAGCACTCGAAATCCCAGTGCCGGAACACCAAcggccgacatcccaaaggtaagcatCGGGGTGATGgctagggttagggaccaggggcgggggttagggttaggcattagaggggggggggggggagccctagCTGCCATCATGCAGGTTTTATCCCTAGCTACCACCCCCGGTGTCTTAGACCTAGCCGCCTCCCCCcaaatcttagccctagccgctacCCCAGGCGGGTTTGGGAAGGGGGCAGGGGACGGGTATAATACTTATTGTTGGGATGtctgtgttggtcatgtgaccgccagcatcccgaccgccaggatgttATATTACACCCATTTTTATACGTCACTTCTGTGTGTATGTGATAAATTTATGCAACTACGGGCGATTCAGTGGCCTATGCATCTCATCTGTATCCCCAATTAATGGGTGCAAATTAGAGGCAATTTGGTATTTGCACGTAGTGACgtccggtggggtgaggcaggtgaggcagagcctttcctgtcatactaacgtttgcaccagagttttgactatttaaagtatatgaaaaatactaagaatatgtttgaaatatctttttaacattattctaataatttttatagccaaaactctggagtaaaatgcctaatgcaggtgagacagtgcctcccctacctatcttttctgcacatctctgatcaaaactcaccagatttccaggagtttatactgctgcacctgtgtataatgcccacatgtaccctttggctcatatattgctcgtaaatctggctctggtgctagccagtgcctcctgagccatttacctcaccgcacgtctggGTGCCATGGGCTTACTTGTAGATGGAATTTCCCTATACTGTGGGCGTGTATTCAGAGGCGAGCGTACACAGAGATCAGGCTGATTTATGAGGGATCTCTTGCAGCAGGTATATGGCTGCTAGGGATGAAGGGAACTTTCACAAATGATGAGGGTGGTGTGGCTGCATAAGTGCGTGCAACTCTAAATACAGGCAGATATATTCACATTTATTTCCAAGCACACAAAGCAACACAGAATTAGGCCCCCTATCTCCAAAGACTTTTTCCTTGGCCTATTTAAGTCTGTCCTATACATGTTTTTAAATAAGTAAGATGTTATGCTCAAATTGGAAACCTTTGCCTTTTTATGCGTACAGAATGGCATGTAGGCTTGGGGCTAGAGGTCTTGAATTGGTTTTAAGCTCTGTATGTCTCCGTGGTGACAGATGGAATTTATACTCTATCTACTGAACATGGGATTTCCTACCAAACCTTCTGCGACATGACGACAGATGGGGGAGGCTGGACATTAGTAGCGAGTATCCATGAGAACAACATCAATGGAAAGTGCACAATAGGAGATCGCTGGTCCAGCCAACAAGGGAACTATGAAAATAATCCTGAAGGAGATGGAAACTGGGCAAACTATGCCACATTTGGGTTACCTGATGGAGCCACCAGTGACGACTACAAGGTAACAACCATTGTGTTCTTAGCTTCACAGAAAAAGTATTATGTTGTTATTTTTGAAGATGGTTAACTATCAGGTAACACCTTTTCTATTGTGTTTTTAAATATGGAAAATAACTGTTTGTTAGACAAATGTAGCAGAGAAACAAATTTAATAGATCCCACTTGTTTCTGATGCTGGCAGATGAAGTGGACTTATGGTGATCAGATGGCGACATGATAAAACAGAGGCCATAACCCAAGAAATAAAATAAGGCCTGGATTTTACATATTGCAGACCTTTTTAATGTGATATTATTACACATATCATATAGCCCTACATATTAATCAGCACACACACAATAGTCTAACTAAAGCAATATCTgtgtgagcaaaaaaaaaaaaaagaactgttgTGTTATATAAAGGTTAATGTCTATAATGTCTCCTATGAAAGCAGTATtttgtttcttttccctgtgtgtaCTCAGAATCCCGGTTATTATGACATCCCAGCTGATAATGTGGGTTTATGGCACGTGCCGAACAAGAGCCCCCTCTTCCAGTGGAAGAGCAGTTCTCTTCTCCGATATCGGACACAGAACGGTTTCCTTTCTACCTATGGAGGAAACCTCTTCCATCTATATAAGGTAAGTACTGGAAATCATTGAGTGGATGGCAGTGGTGCCCATGACTGTGTGACAGAGCCAGGAACGCATGATGTGGGGAATTTAAATTGGAATATGTAGAGAGAACTAAATAGTGGGTAGAGCACATGCTATTGTAGGCACTTCCTGCAAAATGGTGTAGTagtattcttattcttattaaCTTTTGTGCCACAAATTCTATAGCGCTGTACAGAGCAAAAATGCAGCATTTGGTATAACAGGATAGTAACAAATGTGAGAATAATACTGACATAATAAATGTGAGCACAATACCAACACATAATAAATGTGACATATACTAATTGGCTGAGACAGTGGGCATTGGGTAGAGAGAAGCAacattatcttttttttttggggggggggggtgtaatgctcACTGAATGCTTACACCTAATAGGGAAAGGAAGGGAATGAAGGAAAACTTTTGGTGTCAAAAACACCACTatatgcagggccggactggccatctggcacttctggtaaatgccagaagggctgatgggctgGGCCGGCCTGAAACTCTGGCCAAGCACCTCCTGCTCCCAGCACTCTACTTGTCCAGCAGACAGGGAGACGGGACATGACATGAGGGCATGCACCCATGACTCGCAAAATGCCCCAGGCAGGCCATGTTTTCAGCAAGTGCACATAGACAGATGCCACGTCCGATCTACAGCCCAAGTCCATCCTGGTCTATATGTATATGAAATGCATGCATAGTTCTCATTGGTCCAGACTGCTTGGTATGCTGAAAGCAtattctaaaggtgtgtacacacggtgagatttctcctttcaattttgactatacggtcaaaatcgcaaggaaagttagtggaaattgCAAGGTGTTAACCAGCTTGCAAtaccgatttgatcccgatgcacACTCCTGCGGGATCGATGTCacaagactagatagactgtgcaggcaagtcaagctTGACTATATTGTACtacctagtacaaagtatagttgaAATTGGCACTTAGGCAAaatcgtacatagggggtcattccgagttgatcgctcgctggctagttttagcagccgtgcaaacgctatgccgctgcccactggcagtctattttagcttagcagaagtgcgaacggttgtatcgcagagcagctacaaaaaatgtttatgtagtttcagagtagctcaaaacctactcagcgcttgcgatcacttaagactattcagttccggatttgacgtcacaaaccctcccagcattcgcccagccacgcctgcatttttcctggcatgcctgcgtttttttgcacactccctgaaaacggttagttgccacccagaaacgccctcttcatgtcaatcactctgcggcaagcagtgcaactgaaatgcatcgctagaccctgtgcaaaacgacatagtTCATTGTGCccatacgttgcgcatgcgcattgcgccacatacgcatgcgcagaactgccgatttttagcctcattgctgcgctgcgaacaaattcagctagcgatcaactcggaatggcccccttagacaaaatctcaagtacaaatagtcaaaatcggtggctctgggggagttcaaggaaaatcccatagtcaaaatcgggcatagcaaggatctcaccgtgtgtacacagccatagGCAATGTGGCCACGTTAGCTAGAAACTCTTCCCTGAATAAATAACTTTCACCCCTGTTCATTTAAATATCCAATCATCCCAGCTCCTTCAAACACAATTTGCTTCCCATTGTCATGATGTGTAAGCCATGTTCTTATCTGCACAAAAGCACAGAAATATACCTATGACATCACAAAAAGGAAGTAATGGACATTGGCACTGAGGTGCATTTTTGTAAAttaccctatctctctctctctctctctctctctctctctctctctctctctctctgtctgtctctctctcttagaAATATCCTGTGAAGTATAATATTGGAAAATGTCCTACAGACAATGGACCTGCTGTCCCAGTAGTTTATGACCAAGGAAATGCAGAGAAGACAACCAAACTCTTTGGACCAAATGGGAAAAGTAAGAATGTTGTCCTACATGATATTGTCTTATTAGGTTTTATATTTTATTAAGAGGAgaatccagaggcgtcaccaggtgtggtgacacccggtgcgcacccctgatgtactgccgcgatcgcggcaaaaaaggggcgtggccttacagctagggggcgtggcttcgcggggataccgggatcgtcactctgggggcgtgcccagc
Protein-coding regions in this window:
- the LOC134944660 gene encoding intelectin-1-like produces the protein MLIFSLALLFLLSTEGQCATCDRSSWLQLKQNILELFSCWEGDRTDLHPLPPTNIYDYKYRSCKEIRQADSNAKDGIYTLSTEHGISYQTFCDMTTDGGGWTLVASIHENNINGKCTIGDRWSSQQGNYENNPEGDGNWANYATFGLPDGATSDDYKNPGYYDIPADNVGLWHVPNKSPLFQWKSSSLLRYRTQNGFLSTYGGNLFHLYKKYPVKYNIGKCPTDNGPAVPVVYDQGNAEKTTKLFGPNGKNAFTAGFIQFRVINNEKASIALCPGIKATDGCNTEHYCIGGGGYFPEGNPRQCGDFTSLDWDGVGTHTGWSASKDLIEAAVLIFYR